One Notolabrus celidotus isolate fNotCel1 chromosome 18, fNotCel1.pri, whole genome shotgun sequence DNA window includes the following coding sequences:
- the LOC117830006 gene encoding homeodomain-interacting protein kinase 1-like — translation MSTVTVTEPDIQAGQTLCCSQAEYSVLEFIGEGCFGQVARCQNLQTKEAVAVKILKKGPGLMLDTEKEVTILKVLSVLNPDATNLVKFFEQFTHMGRTCLAFEMLQTNLYDLLSHRDYESMFLNEIRPIAKQLFVALDALNTLGILHTDIKPDNIMVINELDQALRVKLIDFGEAIPASKVKPGMEIQPLGYKAPEVALGLNITEAIDVWGVGCVLAFLFLADNLFPVNCDYQSMRCMVEVLGQPEDHQLRAGRFTRFFFTEEEAAGGPKWRLLTPEEYAAVNGYKAEDHHSCIDLLSSLDALVNFYPDEGPAETDDRMAFVDLMKGLLHLDGSQRFTPRQALQHQFIKMAHLTQHPDYRNYSQVIMMSICQHPGSCGADRTPFSTEDGPTTGSPNRAAATDPRHDSDSWHSGGDPPPLWAAEGSSDGDTESQLSEGETPCPLYWDYEDSWPSDGEKPSSHRDTESQLSEGEITCHLSWDYEDPWSSNWAQFKESQAEKPEPSSPEEEPPLCSDSEKPEDEAALADPPAETTAPSGGKKKRPKWFSRVFRRIAAFVDRARTRIRSL, via the exons ATGTCCACTG TTACTGTAACAGAGCCTGACATCCAGGCCGGTCAGACCCTTTGTTGCAGCCAGGCAGAGTACTCCGTACTAGAGTTCATCGGCGAGGGGTGCTTCGGTCAAGTGGCCAGGTGCCAAAACCTCCAAACCAAAGAGGCCGTCGCCGTCAAGATCCTGAAAAAGGGCCCTGGTTTGATGCTGGACACTGAGAAAGAG GTTACCATCTTAAAGGTCCTCTCAGTGCTAAATCCAGATGCCACCAATTTGGTGAAGTTTTTTGAGCAGTTCACCCACATGGGACGAACCTGCCTCGCATTCGAGATGCTCCAAACAAATCTATACGACCTGCTCTCCCACCGGGATTATGAATCCATGTTCCTGAATGAGATAAGGCCAATTGCAAAGCAG ctctttgtggCCTTGGACGCACTAAATACTCTTGGCATATTGCATACCGACATAAAACCTGATAACATCATGGTAATCAATGAGCTGGACCAGGCCCTCAGGGTCAAGCTAATAGACTTCGGCGAGGCCATCCCAGCCTCCAAAGTCAAGCCTGGGATGGAGATCCAACCTCTCGGATACAA GGCTCCAGAGGTTGCCCTCGGCCTGAACATCACAGAGGCTATAGATGTTTGGGGAGTAGGCTGCGTCCTAGCCTTCCTCTTCCTTGCCGATAACCTCTTCCCAGTCAATTGTGACTATCAATCG ATGAGGTGCATGGTGGAGGTTCTGGGTCAGCCCGAGGACCATCAGCTCCGTGCTGGCAGGTTCACTCGCTTCTTTTTCACCGAGGAGGAGGCTGCTGGCGGTCCAAAATGGAGACTTCTG ACTCCTGAGGAGTATGCAGCTGTGAACGGTTATAAAGCTGAAGATCATCACAGCTGCATCGATCTGCTGAGCTCTCTGGATGCTCTGGTGAAT TTTTATCCAGATGAGGGCCCTGCAGAAACTGATGATAGGATGGCTTTTGTGGACCTCATGAAAGGTCTGCTGCACCTTGATGGGTCCCAAAGATTCACGCCCCGTCAAGCTCTGCAGCATCAATTTATCAAAATGGCCCACCTGACCCAGCACCCAGACTA CCGGAATTACTCACAAGTCATCATGATGAGTATCTGCCAACATCCTGGGTCCTGTGGCGCAGACAGGACACCCTTCTCCACTGAGGATGGTCCCACAACTGGGTCCCCCAACAGGGCAGCAGCCACTGACCCCCGCCATGATTCAGACTCCTGGCATTCGGGTGGAGATCCACCTCCTCTCTGGGCTGCAGAAGGCTCCAGTGACGGGGACACAGAGTCCCAGCTTTCAGAAGGAGAAACACCCTGTCCCCTCTACTGGGACTATGAGGATTCCTGGCCCTCTGATGGAGAAAAACCCTCCTCTCACAGGGACACGGAGTCCCAGCTTTCAGAGGGAGAAATAACATGTCACCTCTCCTGGGACTATGAAGACCCCTGGTCCTCTAACTGGGCTCAATTTAAAGAGTCACAGGCAGAAAAACCAGAGCCCAGCTCACCTGAAGAGGAGCCACCTCTCTGCTCTGACAGCGAGAAACCAGAAGATGAAGCTGCACTAGCTGACCCCCCTGCCGAGACCACAGCTCCTTCTGGTGGCAAAAAGAAGAGGCCAAAGTGGTTCTCCCGAGTCTTCAGGAGAATCGCAGCTTTTGTTGACCGTGCCAGAACGAGGATTCGATCCTTGTAA
- the LOC117830007 gene encoding homeodomain-interacting protein kinase 1-like: MSTVTVTEPDIQAGQTLCGGQAEYSVLEFIGEGCFGQVARCQNLQTKEAVAVKILKKGPGLMLDTEKEVTILKVLSVLNPDATNLVKFFEQFTHMGRTCLAFEMLQTNLYDLLSHRDYESMFLNEIRPIAKQLFVALDALNTLGILHTDIKPDNIMVINELDQALRVKLIDFGEAIPASKVKPGMEIQPLGYKAPEVALGLNITEAIDVWGVGCVLAFLFLADNLFPVNCDYQSMRCMVEVLGQPEDHQLRAGRFTRFFFTEEEAAGGPKWRLLTPEEYAAVNGYKAEDHHSCIDLLSSLDALVNFYPDEGPAETDDRRAFVDLMKGLLHLDGSQRFTPHQALQHQFIKMAHLTQHPDYRNYSQVMMSICQHPGSCGADRTPFSTEDGPTTGSPNRAAATDPRHDSDSWHSGGDPPPLWAAEGSSDGDTESQLSEGETPCPLYWDYEDSWPSDGEKPSSHRDTESQLSEGEITCHLSWDYEDPWSSNWAQFKESQAEKPEPSSPEEEPPLCSDSEKPEDEAALADPPAETTAPSGGKKKRPKWFSRVFRRIAAFVDRARTRIRSL, translated from the exons ATGTCCACTG TTACTGTAACAGAGCCTGACATCCAGGCCGGTCAGACCCTTTGTGGCGGCCAGGCAGAGTACTCCGTACTAGAGTTCATCGGCGAGGGGTGCTTCGGTCAAGTGGCCAGGTGCCAAAACCTCCAAACCAAAGAGGCCGTCGCCGTCAAGATCCTGAAAAAGGGCCCTGGTTTGATGCTGGACACTGAGAAAGAG GTTACCATCTTAAAGGTCCTCTCAGTGCTAAATCCAGATGCCACCAATTTGGTGAAGTTTTTTGAGCAGTTCACCCACATGGGACGAACCTGCCTCGCATTCGAGATGCTCCAAACAAATCTATACGACCTGCTCTCCCACCGGGATTATGAATCCATGTTCCTGAATGAGATAAGGCCAATTGCAAAGCAG ctctttgtggCCTTGGACGCACTAAATACTCTTGGCATATTGCATACCGACATAAAACCTGATAACATCATGGTAATCAATGAGCTGGACCAGGCCCTCAGGGTCAAGCTAATAGACTTCGGCGAGGCCATCCCAGCCTCCAAAGTCAAGCCTGGGATGGAGATCCAACCTCTCGGATACAA GGCTCCAGAGGTTGCCCTCGGCCTGAACATCACAGAGGCTATAGATGTTTGGGGAGTAGGCTGCGTCCTAGCGTTCCTCTTCCTCGCCGATAACCTCTTCCCAGTCAATTGTGACTATCAATCG ATGAGGTGCATGGTGGAGGTTCTGGGTCAGCCCGAGGACCATCAGCTCCGTGCTGGCAGGTTCACTCGCTTCTTTTTCACCGAGGAGGAGGCTGCTGGCGGTCCAAAATGGAGACTTCTG ACTCCTGAGGAGTACGCAGCTGTGAACGGCTATAAAGCTGAAGATCATCACAGCTGCATCGATCTGCTGAGCTCTCTGGATGCTCTGGTGAAT TTTTATCCAGATGAGGGCCCTGCAGAAACTGATGATAGGAGGGCTTTTGTGGACCTCATGAAAGGTCTGCTGCACCTTGATGGGTCCCAAAGATTCACGCCCCATCAAGCTCTGCAGCATCAATTTATCAAAATGGCCCACCTGACCCAGCACCCAGACTA CCGGAATTACTCACAAGTCATGATGAGTATCTGCCAACATCCTGGGTCATGTGGCGCAGACAGGACACCCTTCTCCACTGAGGATGGTCCCACAACTGGGTCCCCCAACAGGGCAGCAGCCACTGACCCCCGCCATGATTCAGACTCCTGGCATTCGGGTGGAGATCCACCTCCTCTCTGGGCTGCAGAAGGCTCCAGTGACGGGGACACAGAGTCCCAGCTTTCAGAAGGAGAAACACCCTGTCCCCTCTACTGGGACTATGAGGATTCCTGGCCCTCTGATGGAGAAAAACCCTCCTCTCACAGGGACACGGAGTCCCAGCTTTCAGAGGGAGAAATAACATGTCACCTCTCCTGGGACTATGAAGACCCCTGGTCCTCTAACTGGGCTCAATTTAAAGAGTCACAGGCAGAAAAACCAGAGCCCAGCTCACCTGAAGAGGAGCCACCTCTCTGCTCTGACAGCGAGAAACCAGAAGATGAAGCTGCACTAGCTGACCCCCCTGCCGAGACCACAGCTCCTTCTGGTGGCAAAAAGAAGAGGCCAAAGTGGTTCTCCCGAGTCTTCAGGAGAATCGCAGCTTTTGTTGACCGTGCCAGAACGAGGATTCGATCCTTGTAG
- the LOC117830004 gene encoding homeodomain-interacting protein kinase 1-like produces MSTVTVTEPDIQAGQTLCGGQAEYSVLEFIGEGCFGQVARCQNLQTKEAVAVKILKKGPGLILDTEKEVTILKALSVLNPDATNLVKFFEQFTHMGRTCLAFEMLQTNLYDLLSHRDYESMFLNEIRPIAKQLFVALDALNTLGILHTDIKPDNIMVINELDQALRVKLIDFGEAIPASKVKPGMEIQPLGYKAPEVALGLSITEAIDVWGVGCVLAFLFLADNLFPVNCDYQSMRCMVEVLGQPEDHQLRAGRFTRFFFTEEEAAGGPKWRLLTPEEYAAVNGYKAEDHHSCIDLLSSLDALVNFYPDEGPAETDDRRAFVDLMKGLLHLDGSQRFTPHQALQHQFIKMAHLTQHPDYRNYSQVIMMSICQHPGSCGADRTPFSTEDGPTTGSPNRAAATDPRHDSDSWHSGGDPPPLWAAEGSSDGDTESQLSEGETPCPLYWDYEDSWPSDGEKPSSHRDTESQLSEGEITCHLSWDYEDPWSCNWAQFKESQAEKPEPSSPEEEPPLCSDSEKPEDEAALADPPAETTAPSGGKKKRPKWFSRVFRRIAAFVDRARTRIRSL; encoded by the exons ATGTCCACTG TTACTGTAACAGAGCCTGACATCCAGGCCGGTCAGACCCTTTGTGGCGGCCAGGCAGAGTACTCCGTACTAGAGTTCATCGGCGAGGGGTGCTTCGGTCAAGTGGCCAGGTGCCAAAACCTCCAAACCAAAGAGGCCGTCGCCGTCAAGATCCTGAAAAAGGGCCCTGGTTTGATCCTGGACACTGAGAAAGAG GTTACCATCTTAAAGGCCCTCTCAGTGCTAAATCCAGATGCCACCAATTTGGTGAAGTTTTTTGAGCAGTTCACCCACATGGGACGAACCTGCCTCGCATTCGAGATGCTCCAAACTAATCTATACGACCTGCTCTCCCATCGGGATTATGAATCCATGTTCCTGAATGAGATAAGGCCAATTGCAAAGCAG ctctttgtggCCTTGGACGCACTAAATACTCTTGGCATATTGCATACCGACATAAAACCTGATAACATCATGGTAATCAATGAGCTGGACCAGGCCCTCAGGGTCAAGTTAATAGACTTCGGCGAGGCCATCCCAGCCTCCAAAGTCAAGCCTGGGATGGAGATCCAACCTCTCGGATACAA GGCTCCAGAGGTTGCCCTCGGCCTGAGCATCACAGAGGCTATAGATGTTTGGGGAGTAGGCTGCGTCCTAGCGTTCCTCTTCCTCGCCGATAACCTCTTCCCAGTCAATTGTGACTATCAGTCG ATGAGGTGCATGGTGGAGGTTCTGGGTCAGCCCGAGGACCATCAGCTCCGTGCTGGCAGGTTCACTCGCTTCTTTTTCACCGAGGAGGAGGCTGCTGGCGGTCCAAAATGGAGACTTCTG ACTCCTGAGGAGTACGCAGCTGTGAACGGTTATAAAGCTGAAGATCATCACAGCTGCATCGATCTGCTGAGCTCTCTGGATGCTCTGGTGAAT TTTTATCCAGATGAGGGCCCTGCAGAAACTGATGATAGGAGGGCTTTTGTGGACCTCATGAAAGGTCTGCTGCACCTTGATGGGTCCCAAAGATTCACGCCCCATCAAGCTCTGCAGCATCAATTTATCAAAATGGCCCACCTGACCCAGCACCCAGACTA CCGGAATTACTCACAAGTCATCATGATGAGTATCTGCCAACATCCTGGGTCCTGTGGCGCAGACAGGACACCCTTCTCCACTGAGGATGGTCCCACAACTGGGTCCCCCAACAGGGCAGCAGCCACTGACCCCCGCCATGATTCAGACTCCTGGCATTCGGGTGGAGATCCACCTCCTCTCTGGGCTGCAGAAGGCTCCAGTGACGGGGACACAGAGTCCCAGCTTTCAGAAGGAGAAACACCCTGTCCCCTCTACTGGGACTATGAGGATTCCTGGCCCTCTGATGGAGAAAAACCCTCCTCTCACAGGGACACGGAGTCCCAGCTTTCAGAGGGAGAAATAACATGTCACCTCTCCTGGGACTATGAAGACCCCTGGTCCTGTAACTGGGCTCAATTTAAAGAGTCACAGGCAGAAAAACCAGAGCCCAGCTCACCTGAAGAGGAGCCACCTCTCTGCTCTGACAGCGAGAAACCAGAAGATGAAGCTGCACTAGCTGACCCCCCTGCCGAGACCACAGCTCCTTCTGGTGGCAAAAAGAAGAGGCCAAAGTGGTTCTCCCGAGTCTTCAGGAGAATCGCAGCTTTTGTTGACCGTGCCAGAACGAGGATTCGATCCTTGTAG
- the LOC117829993 gene encoding potassium voltage-gated channel subfamily H member 6: MELLSPSKVQDVTEKVTQVLSLESDVLPEYKLQVPETTWLILLHYSPFKAFWDWIILLLVLYTAVFTPYSATFLLDERGDLRHRSCGYTCNPLNVADLLVDVLFIVDIVINLRTTYVDHNDEVVTKPCRIAKHYIKGWFPIDLFAAIPFDLLIFRSGSDEMATLTSLLKTARLLRLVRVARKLDRYSEYGAAVLFLLMCTFVLIAHWLACIWYAIGFVERPYTETGWLDNLADQLGKTYNDSDSGTGPSVKDKYVTALYFTLSSLTSVGFGNVSPNTNSEKIFSICVMVIGSLMYASIFGNVSAIIQRLYSGTTRYHTQMLRVKEFIRFHQIPGCLRNRLEEYFQHAWSYTNGIDMNAVLKGFPESLQADICLHLNRSLLQNSKAFQGGTQACLRALGMRFKTVHAPPGDTLIHYGDMLDSLFFISRGSIQVIRDEAVVAILEKNDIFGELINLYDEPGKSNSDVYTITYCDLHRIQRDDLLEVLDIYPSFADNFWRNLEITCDLRDADQIPPIITTDESGDDCEYHHKPRHRIHAMDCRIRPDGIDHEDPYPLQSFHRRGPSTGAHWEDHCSCGSQCSRSSEELAKPLAHRARVEFYPPDDSGQDYSPSVAQLLPPSGRTVGREAMTDHGHQASSLNVPGMYQYWPDRHSQQFSSRSCRSSSARNSNHPPPFTEERPSELESRLEVLHSQLNRLETRMTADINVILQLLQRQIAPVPPAYSSVSSGTLSTDSPGLYGTGTQVMHSMYPVTPIQMDSQAPIQSSSQTDLKLDKKSQESLSSGIHVTVASDDTMFMTVTPETETHTGLTPNLPQTSVQSTLMENPGLCSKLRYPSLPGNLDITAGLAEIQKHLSDPVLPVT; the protein is encoded by the exons ATGGAGCTGCTCAGCCCCTCCAAGGTGCAGGACGTCACAGAGAAGGTCACGCAG GTACTTTCTTTGGAGTCTGATGTGCTGCCCGAATACAAACTCCAGGTACCTGAGACAACATGGTTGATCTTGCTTCACTACAGCCCTTTCAAGGCATTTTGGGACTGGATTATTCTCCTTCTGGTCCTCTACACGGCAGTTTTCACCCCTTACTCTGCCACCTTCCTCTTGGACGAACGCGGGGACTTGCGCCATAGGAGTTGTGGCTACACATGTAACCCTCTGAATGTGGCGGACTTATTGGTTGACGTGCTGTTTATCGTGGATATAGTCATCAATCTTCGCACAACATACGTGGACCACAACGATGAGGTGGTCACAAAGCCGTGCCGGATAGCCAAGCACTACATCAAAGGCTGGTTTCCTATTGATCTGTTCGCCGCAATCCCTTTTGACCTCCTCATTTTCAGATCTGGCTCTGACGAG ATGGCAACCCTAACAAGCCTACTGAAAACAGCTCGATTGCTTCGGTTGGTGCGTGTGGCAAGAAAGTTGGACAGATATTCTGAGTACGGGGCTGCCGTCCTCTTCTTGCTTATGTGTACATTTGTACTCATCGCCCATTGGCTTGCCTGCATTTGGTACGCCATTGGCTTTGTGGAGAGGCCGTACACAGAGACCGGTTGGCTTGACAACCTTGCTGATCAACTAGGCAAGACGTACAATGACAGTGACTCTGGCACTGGTCCATCTGTCAAAGACAAGTATGTCACTGCTCTTTACTTCACCTTGAGCAGTTTGACAAGTGTTGGCTTTGGTAATGTCTCTCCAAACACCAACTCAGAGAAGATCTTCTCCATCTGCGTCATGGTTATTGGCT CCCTCATGTATGCCAGCATCTTTGGGAATGTGTCAGCCATCATTCAGCGACTGTACTCTGGAACAACTCGCTACCACACCCAGATGCTACGAGTCAAAGAGTTTATCCGATTCCACCAAATCCCAGGTTGCCTTCGCAACAGGCTGGAGGAATACTTTCAGCATGCCTGGTCCTACACAAATGGCATTGACATGAATGCT GTCCTGAAGGGATTTCCAGAGTCTTTGCAAGCAGATATCTGTCTGCACTTGAACAGGTCTTTGCTACAGAACAGCAAGGCTTTTCAGGGAGGCACTCAAGCCTGTCTGCGTGCTTTGGGAATGAGGTTCAAGACAGTCCATGCTCCCCCAGGAGATACTTTGATCCACTATGGAGATATGCTTGACTCCCTCTTTTTTATCTCTCGGGGTTCCATTCAGGTCATCAGAGACGAGGCAGTGGTTGCTATATTAG AGAAGAATGACATCTTTGGGGAGCTGATCAATCTGTACGACGAGCCAGGGAAGTCCAATTCAGACGTCTACACCATCACTTACTGCGACCTGCACCGCATTCAGAGGGATGACCTACTGGAAGTCCTAGACATTTACCCTAGCTTTGCAGACAACTTCTGGAGAAACCTGGAGATAACGTGTGACCTGAGAGAC GCTGATCAAATACCACCAATAATTACAACTGATGAATCTGGTGATGACTGTGAATATCACCACAAGCCAAGACACAGAATCCATGCCATGGATTGCCGGATCAGGCCTG ATGGAATTGATCATGAAGACCCTTACCCCCTGCAATCCTTCCATCGTCGCGGCCCATCAACTGGGGCCCACTGGGAAGACCACTGTAGCTGTGGATCCCAATGTTCCCGGTCAAGCGAAGAACTGGCTAAGCCTCTTGCCCACCGTGCCAGAGTGGAATTTTACCCTCCAGACGACTCTGGACAGGACTACTCCCCCTCTGTAGCGCAGCTTCTTCCCCCTAGTGGCAGAACAGTGGGCAGGGAAGCAATGACGGACCATGGCCACCAAG CTTCATCTTTGAATGTCCCAGGGATGTACCAGTATTGGCCAGACCGACACTCACAACAGTTTTCCAGTCGTTCCTGCCGATCTTCCTCAGCACGCAACTCTAACCATCCGCCACCCTTCACAGAAGAACGGCCAAGTGAGCTAGAGTCACGTCTTGAGGTTTTGCATTCACAGCTAAACAG ATTGGAGACTCGTATGACAGCAGACATCAATGTTattcttcagctcctccaaaGGCAGATTGCTCCTGTACCTCCTGCATACAGTTCTGTATCCTCTGGTACCCTCTCTACAGACTCACCTGGTTTGTATGGGACTGGGACACAAGTGATGCACAGCATGTACCCCGTCACCCCAATACAGATGGACAGTCAGGCCCCTATACAA AGTTCCTCTCAGACTGACCTTAAACTTGACAAGAAGTCCCAGGAGTCACTATCTAGTGGAATCCACGTGACTGTGGCATCAGACGACACCATGTTCATGACTGTCACCCCAGAAACTGAGACCCATACAGGGTTGACTCCCAACCTCCCCCAAACATCAGTTCAATCCACCTTGATGGAAAACCCCGGGCTGTGTAGCAAACTTCGCTACCCGTCACTCCCTGGGAACTTGGACATCACAGCAGGACTTGCTGAGATCCAGAAACACCTTTCAGACCCTGTGCTGCCAGTCACCTGA
- the LOC117830031 gene encoding translational activator of cytochrome c oxidase 1, whose protein sequence is MAGTAVLRIFRTLRPQALTAASGSFHPPASCVFSPAWRSSSVRSLHLCCALCAGHNKWSKVKNVKGPKDEARGKMFMKFGMMIRIAVKDGGSNPDMNLNLAHILEQCRIKNMPKTSVEAAIKSAEKAKPAFQHMFEARGPGGCLLLIEVLTDNNTRTQQDVRRLLTKNGGMLSDGARHNFNRRGVVMVPGQNLSMERALELAIEAGAEDVKETEDEEEQPLLQFICDMTDLRKVRASLVDLGMQITSAGLEFVPRTLTSLDQDQLDTASVLVEALNDWPEVVRVWDNIQAQS, encoded by the exons ATGGCGGGGACGGCGGTGCTTAGGATATTCAGGACCCTGCGCCCCCAGGCACTGACAGCGGCGTCAGGCAGTTTCCACCCGCCggcttcatgtgtgttttcccCAGCATGGAGGTCCTCTTCTGTCAGGTCGCTGCACCTGTGCTGCGCCCTGTGTGCTGGACACAACAAATGGTCCAAGGTGAAAAACGTCAAAGGTCCTAAAGATGAGGCGAGGGGCAAGATGTTCATGAAGTTTGGTATGATGATAAGGATAGCTGTGAAAG ACGGTGGATCCAACCCTGACATGAATTTAAACCTAGCCCACATACTGGAGCAGTGCAGAATCAAGAACATGCCCAAAACATCGGTAGAAGCTGCAATCAAGAGTGCG GAAAAAGCAAAACCAGCATTTCAGCATATGTTTGAAGCTCGGGGACCTGGTGGATGTCTGCTGCTCATAGAGGTCCTGACTGACAACAACACACGCACCCAACAGGACGTCAGACGCCTGCTTACCAAGAATGG GGGGATGCTGTCAGACGGAGCACGCCACAACTTCAACAGGAGGGGGGTGGTGATGGTGCCAGGTCAGAACCTGTCGATGGAGCGAGCCCTGGAGCTGGCCATCGAGGCCGGAGCCGAGGACGTGAAAGAgactgaggatgaggaggagcagCCCCTCCTGCAG ttcaTTTGTGATATGACAGACCTGAGGAAAGTGCGGGCCTCTTTGGTGGATCTGGGGATGCAGATAACATCTGCAGGATTAGAGTTTGTTCCCCGCACCCTCACCTCTCTGGACCAGGACCAGCTGGATACTGCTTCAGTGTTAGTAGAAGCTCTAAATGACTGGCCAGAGGTAGTACGAGTCTGGGACAACATCCAGGCTCAGAGCTGA